A part of Bacillus thuringiensis genomic DNA contains:
- a CDS encoding ATP-binding protein, which yields MQAESATCQASLNEYRCLKCQDSEVVFYEEVNQFGMRVSMQKDCECKAQRVMERRLKNAMIPEEFTDARFDSYKRKTEEQKLLYSTMGNYLQNFNEIKDTKQNSLGFIATFGELRIKQLEPAKRAQAKREHNSFGLGKTHLQVAAAKYLMKRGHSVLLISDGTFMDDLIAAKMMNDDKKEFNRLLNHAKQVEVLIWDDLGKSKWSEAKENLYYQIIDYRYRHNLPILYSSNEDDETLPEKIGYAAKSRLFGMSKHYLIAVEGDDYREKE from the coding sequence ATGCAAGCCGAGAGCGCAACATGCCAAGCTTCATTAAACGAGTATAGATGTTTAAAATGTCAGGATTCAGAAGTAGTTTTTTACGAAGAAGTAAATCAGTTTGGTATGCGAGTGTCTATGCAAAAAGATTGTGAGTGCAAAGCGCAACGAGTAATGGAACGCAGATTGAAAAACGCGATGATTCCAGAAGAATTTACAGATGCTCGGTTTGATTCGTACAAACGAAAAACAGAAGAACAAAAGCTTTTATATAGCACAATGGGAAATTACTTGCAGAACTTCAATGAGATCAAGGATACAAAACAAAATAGCCTGGGCTTCATCGCAACATTTGGAGAGTTACGAATTAAGCAATTAGAACCAGCAAAGCGAGCGCAAGCAAAGAGAGAACATAACAGTTTTGGACTTGGTAAAACACATCTCCAAGTGGCTGCAGCAAAGTACCTCATGAAACGAGGGCATAGTGTACTACTTATTTCAGACGGAACTTTCATGGATGATCTCATTGCGGCCAAGATGATGAACGATGATAAAAAAGAATTTAACCGATTGTTAAACCACGCAAAACAAGTAGAGGTCCTCATCTGGGATGACTTAGGGAAGTCAAAATGGTCAGAAGCGAAAGAGAACCTCTACTATCAAATCATTGATTATCGGTATCGTCATAATTTGCCGATTTTATACAGCTCGAATGAAGATGATGAAACATTACCTGAAAAGATTGGTTATGCAGCAAAGAGCCGTTTGTTTGGAATGAGTAAACATTATTTAATCGCTGTAGAAGGCGATGATTATCGTGAGAAGGAGTGA
- a CDS encoding helix-turn-helix domain-containing protein yields MGLDQIIKESIREVVREEIQAALASLQLQAQPNKVLRVKEAAAYLNIAVCRVYELANHPQFPVIREGRKLLFLQKDLDAWLEAQKEAPNVG; encoded by the coding sequence ATGGGATTAGATCAAATCATTAAAGAGTCAATCCGAGAAGTTGTTCGTGAAGAAATTCAAGCAGCATTAGCTTCACTCCAACTACAAGCACAACCAAACAAGGTATTGCGAGTAAAAGAAGCAGCTGCTTATCTTAACATCGCAGTTTGCAGAGTATATGAACTTGCAAACCATCCGCAATTTCCGGTTATCCGAGAAGGGCGCAAATTACTCTTCTTACAAAAAGATTTGGATGCATGGCTTGAAGCCCAAAAGGAGGCACCAAACGTTGGTTGA
- a CDS encoding AimR family lysis-lysogeny pheromone receptor — translation MWKALGQIEKELCVAGIRKNKLADHWGVKPSTVTKVFKGNTDISFGFLSKTIILLNKGIQVQGNILKNYIDVTNPKSENLREAMEDLALRGKFDLLIEVINSEAQSKVSENKEFASVYLIIYKRYIGELNAKLYHKALHIESKSVKTIEMEVLTEILLCQAQYQTGNYTALNERLKSIETKIDKISNKHLRECFKLRYREAIAVTSLQGGEVDEARNVCIKLIDDLEWDNFFSFPKVNAYLKLGESYVFSVGEYEYSKYYLEKTLQVIGDRKVEAVEKKKEMVQHTLSFLKIHHDKEISETDVVHPSELAYLMIKQGNTTGAREMLNQIKSSTGELTDIQTAYLALTYEGAKREELMKQSLLMCQKSGNIFYSNLPKIYLGLI, via the coding sequence ATGTGGAAAGCTCTAGGTCAAATTGAAAAAGAATTATGTGTAGCTGGTATAAGAAAAAATAAACTAGCAGATCATTGGGGTGTTAAGCCAAGTACTGTTACAAAAGTATTTAAAGGTAACACAGATATTAGTTTTGGTTTTCTTTCTAAAACAATTATTCTATTAAATAAAGGCATACAGGTACAAGGGAATATATTAAAGAATTATATCGATGTCACAAATCCGAAATCAGAGAATTTACGTGAAGCGATGGAGGACTTAGCTTTAAGAGGTAAGTTCGATCTTTTGATTGAAGTAATAAATAGTGAAGCACAGTCTAAGGTGTCTGAAAATAAAGAATTTGCAAGTGTATATCTGATTATTTATAAACGATATATCGGTGAGTTGAATGCCAAACTGTATCATAAAGCGTTGCATATAGAAAGTAAATCAGTGAAAACAATTGAGATGGAAGTGTTAACTGAAATTTTATTATGTCAAGCGCAATATCAAACAGGAAATTATACGGCTTTAAATGAGCGTCTGAAATCAATAGAAACTAAAATTGATAAAATTAGTAATAAACATCTTCGTGAGTGCTTCAAATTACGTTACAGAGAAGCGATTGCTGTTACTTCATTGCAAGGAGGAGAAGTAGATGAAGCAAGAAACGTTTGTATTAAATTAATAGATGATCTTGAGTGGGATAACTTTTTTTCTTTTCCAAAAGTAAATGCGTACTTAAAGCTAGGTGAATCGTATGTTTTCTCAGTAGGTGAATATGAGTATTCAAAATATTACCTAGAGAAAACATTACAAGTGATTGGTGATAGAAAGGTTGAAGCTGTAGAGAAGAAGAAAGAAATGGTGCAACATACATTATCATTTTTAAAGATTCACCATGACAAAGAAATTAGTGAAACAGATGTTGTACATCCAAGTGAGCTGGCATATTTAATGATTAAACAAGGTAATACAACAGGAGCGAGGGAAATGTTAAATCAAATAAAAAGTTCTACAGGTGAATTAACAGACATACAGACCGCTTATTTAGCTTTAACATATGAGGGAGCTAAAAGAGAAGAGTTAATGAAACAATCTCTACTAATGTGTCAAAAATCAGGAAATATATTTTATTCGAATTTACCGAAAATTTACTTGGGTTTAATTTGA
- a CDS encoding homoserine dehydrogenase — translation MIEFKSIIHSYKLKRKIAKDLYGKRDELTMLLNELNNMKCTVTSEKKKNNLLSRLQFIYQNMKLDKQYPLPVVFNNKLLERVEKESLHTIEDGVTCLHFMLDLNYEKIKQYGSSTSRSFVPLSQSSICLADCICLTGFVLGLLGAISIGGFMLSICSIT, via the coding sequence ATGATTGAATTTAAATCTATTATCCATTCGTACAAACTAAAGAGAAAAATAGCTAAGGATTTATACGGAAAAAGAGATGAATTGACAATGTTATTAAATGAACTTAATAACATGAAATGTACTGTAACATCTGAAAAAAAGAAAAATAATCTATTATCTCGTTTACAATTCATTTATCAAAATATGAAATTAGATAAGCAGTATCCTCTTCCAGTTGTGTTTAATAATAAATTATTGGAGCGAGTAGAAAAAGAATCTCTACATACTATTGAGGATGGTGTAACATGTCTACATTTCATGTTAGATTTGAATTATGAGAAAATAAAACAATATGGATCGAGTACAAGTAGGTCATTTGTTCCATTATCGCAGTCTTCCATTTGTCTTGCTGATTGTATTTGTTTAACAGGATTTGTATTAGGTTTACTAGGAGCAATTTCAATTGGAGGATTCATGTTATCTATATGTTCAATTACATAA
- a CDS encoding YVTN family beta-propeller repeat-containing protein produces MGVAVNSNTNRVYVANQGSNTVSVINTNTNSVIATIPVGANPTGVSLNFNTNLVYITNPSSNDVSVINGNTNSVIATILVGSMPIGITVNSNTNLVYVVNNNSNNVSVIDSNTNLVINTIPVGLNPSEVALNPKTNLLYVTNPSGNTVSVINGNTNSVITTIPVGSSPFGVLVNSKFNLIYVVNDDSNNVSVIDANTNSVINTIPVGSNPVEMTVDPKTNLLYVTNTGSNTVSVIDSNTNSIIATIPVGLYPFGIDVLID; encoded by the coding sequence GTGGGAGTAGCCGTAAATTCTAATACAAATCGAGTTTATGTAGCCAATCAAGGCAGTAATACTGTCTCTGTCATTAATACCAATACTAATTCTGTTATCGCTACCATTCCTGTTGGAGCAAATCCTACAGGGGTTTCATTAAATTTCAATACTAACCTTGTTTATATAACCAATCCAAGTAGTAACGATGTGTCTGTCATTAATGGCAATACTAATTCTGTCATTGCTACCATTCTTGTTGGCTCTATGCCTATAGGAATTACAGTGAATTCCAATACTAACCTTGTTTATGTTGTTAACAATAACAGTAATAATGTATCCGTTATAGATTCGAATACTAACCTTGTTATTAATACCATTCCTGTTGGATTAAATCCTTCAGAAGTTGCATTAAATCCAAAAACAAATCTTCTTTATGTAACCAATCCAAGCGGTAATACTGTGTCTGTCATTAATGGCAATACCAATTCTGTCATTACTACTATTCCTGTCGGTTCATCTCCTTTTGGTGTACTGGTGAATTCTAAATTCAATCTTATTTATGTTGTTAACGATGATAGTAATAATGTGTCCGTCATTGATGCCAATACTAACTCTGTTATTAACACTATTCCTGTCGGCTCAAATCCTGTAGAAATGACAGTAGATCCAAAAACAAATCTTCTTTATGTGACTAACACCGGGAGTAATACTGTGTCTGTCATTGACTCCAACACTAACTCTATAATTGCTACCATTCCTGTTGGTTTATATCCTTTTGGAATTGATGTCCTAATTGATTAA
- a CDS encoding YqaJ viral recombinase family protein, with protein sequence MQAKVLVNTLNMNHAQWLQARTQGIGGSDVSAIAGLNKWKSAVQVFLEKTQAIEKEDIQSEAAYFGNVLEEVVAKEFSKRTDLKVQRRNAILQHPEYPWMLANVDRLIVGEKIGLECKTASEYLKKEWEDEEVPSAYLLQCQHYMAVTGYEAWWIAVLIGGNKFVHKKIARDEELIQYLIDIEKDFWLNNVEKNEPPMFDGSDASTELLKHLYPESIADSFVSLGKQEELLIEARDQVDREIKVLQEQKAEYENKIKAKLGTNEIGGTENYKVYWKSHTTNRFDSKRFKADHPDLYEQYAKESQVRKFTVK encoded by the coding sequence ATGCAAGCAAAAGTATTGGTAAATACACTCAATATGAACCACGCTCAATGGTTGCAAGCACGTACGCAAGGTATTGGCGGTTCTGACGTTTCTGCAATTGCAGGTTTAAATAAATGGAAATCAGCAGTTCAAGTGTTCCTTGAAAAAACACAAGCGATTGAAAAGGAAGATATACAAAGTGAAGCGGCATACTTCGGTAACGTTTTGGAAGAAGTAGTTGCAAAAGAATTTTCCAAGCGCACAGATTTGAAAGTACAACGAAGAAATGCAATCCTTCAGCATCCTGAATATCCGTGGATGTTAGCGAATGTGGACCGATTAATTGTAGGTGAAAAGATTGGTCTTGAATGCAAAACAGCGTCGGAATATTTGAAAAAAGAGTGGGAAGATGAAGAAGTTCCATCAGCTTATCTCTTACAGTGTCAACATTACATGGCTGTAACTGGCTATGAAGCGTGGTGGATTGCAGTACTAATCGGTGGTAATAAGTTCGTTCATAAAAAAATCGCACGCGATGAGGAATTGATTCAGTACCTTATCGATATTGAAAAAGATTTTTGGCTCAACAATGTTGAGAAGAATGAACCACCGATGTTTGACGGTTCGGATGCATCAACAGAATTGCTTAAACATTTATATCCAGAATCCATTGCAGACAGCTTTGTAAGTTTAGGTAAGCAAGAAGAACTTCTCATTGAAGCTCGTGATCAAGTAGACCGAGAAATTAAAGTACTCCAAGAACAAAAGGCAGAGTACGAAAACAAAATCAAAGCCAAGCTCGGCACCAATGAAATTGGTGGAACTGAAAACTACAAAGTGTATTGGAAATCACACACTACAAATCGTTTTGATAGCAAGCGATTTAAAGCGGATCATCCAGATTTATATGAGCAGTATGCAAAAGAATCTCAAGTAAGAAAATTCACGGTTAAATAA
- a CDS encoding DnaD domain-containing protein encodes MGIFRVKKDTNYSVIHNTPLHDENLSWRAKGLLAYMLSLPDDWTFHATELSQHAKDSEKITTSTLKELKAAGYLKRYPVQDPETGKISHWETAVYEVPTIDKENHPMEKPPSGKTSDWKTTRMENHSVEKGQLLNTNDLLSTEIPSTNLTNDDVDKHPLIDEEFQKSYNYLLQNNIPLSDTAMQDLGEFSDVLGSQIIMEAVDRAVDQNAKRWKYISGILFNWQKSNVKTLADVIKLDEDYKNQIGGVGNATRRARTGRGYGTSRSYEEENASRERNMPSFIKRV; translated from the coding sequence ATGGGCATCTTTCGGGTTAAAAAGGATACAAATTACTCGGTGATACACAACACGCCTTTACATGATGAGAATCTAAGTTGGCGAGCAAAAGGATTATTAGCATACATGTTGTCTTTGCCGGATGATTGGACTTTTCATGCAACAGAACTAAGTCAACACGCCAAAGATAGCGAAAAAATAACGACAAGCACTCTCAAAGAATTAAAGGCTGCAGGATATTTGAAACGCTATCCAGTTCAAGATCCAGAGACAGGGAAAATATCACATTGGGAAACTGCGGTTTATGAAGTGCCAACCATAGATAAGGAAAACCACCCTATGGAAAAACCACCAAGTGGTAAAACCAGTGACTGGAAAACCACCCGTATGGAAAACCACTCAGTGGAAAAAGGCCAACTACTAAATACTAATGATTTACTAAGTACTGAAATACCAAGTACTAATCTAACTAATGATGATGTAGATAAGCATCCTCTGATAGATGAAGAATTTCAAAAAAGTTATAACTACCTTTTACAAAATAATATTCCATTAAGCGACACGGCTATGCAGGACCTTGGAGAATTCAGTGATGTATTAGGAAGCCAAATTATTATGGAGGCTGTCGATAGAGCAGTTGATCAGAACGCAAAGCGATGGAAATACATTAGCGGTATTTTATTCAACTGGCAAAAAAGCAACGTGAAAACATTGGCAGATGTTATCAAGCTTGATGAGGATTATAAAAACCAAATAGGTGGTGTTGGAAATGCAACACGTAGGGCACGCACTGGCAGAGGTTATGGTACGAGCAGAAGCTATGAGGAAGAAAATGCAAGCCGAGAGCGCAACATGCCAAGCTTCATTAAACGAGTATAG
- the recT gene encoding recombination protein RecT translates to MATNQEVKNQLANRKANAPATPDKLVEGYMKKMAPRFAEVLPKHMSMERMSRIALTTIRTNPKLLECEVPSLMGAVMQAVQLGLEPGLLGHCYLLPFKNKKQNKMEVQFIIGYKGMIDLARRSGHIQSIYAHAVHENDEFEYELGLHPQLKHKPSFGERGEFIGAYAVAHFKDGGHQMEFMPKSEIEKRRQRSAAANSSYSPWASDYDEMAKKTVVRYMFKYLPISIEVQSQAQHDEVVRKDITEEPEFIEADPIEMEQSTEGDGQGDFVIEGE, encoded by the coding sequence ATGGCAACTAATCAAGAGGTGAAAAATCAATTAGCAAATCGTAAGGCGAACGCACCTGCAACACCAGATAAACTGGTTGAAGGTTATATGAAGAAAATGGCTCCACGTTTTGCGGAAGTATTACCAAAGCACATGAGTATGGAGCGTATGAGTCGTATTGCACTTACAACAATTCGTACAAATCCAAAATTACTAGAATGTGAAGTTCCTTCACTTATGGGGGCTGTCATGCAAGCAGTGCAATTAGGATTAGAACCAGGACTACTTGGTCACTGCTACCTATTACCATTCAAAAACAAAAAACAAAACAAAATGGAAGTTCAGTTCATTATCGGCTACAAAGGGATGATTGATTTAGCAAGACGTTCTGGTCACATACAAAGCATTTACGCCCATGCAGTGCATGAAAATGATGAGTTCGAATATGAGCTTGGCTTGCATCCACAGTTAAAGCATAAGCCATCATTCGGTGAACGTGGTGAATTTATTGGGGCCTATGCAGTCGCGCATTTCAAAGATGGTGGACATCAAATGGAATTTATGCCGAAGAGTGAAATCGAAAAGCGCCGTCAACGTTCAGCAGCTGCTAATTCTAGTTATAGTCCATGGGCAAGTGATTATGATGAAATGGCGAAGAAAACAGTGGTTCGTTACATGTTTAAATACTTACCAATCAGCATCGAAGTACAATCACAAGCACAGCATGACGAAGTGGTGCGCAAGGATATCACGGAAGAACCGGAATTTATCGAAGCGGATCCAATCGAAATGGAACAGTCAACTGAAGGAGACGGGCAAGGCGATTTCGTGATTGAAGGTGAGTAA
- a CDS encoding helix-turn-helix domain-containing protein produces MFIHERLKLLIEKRGITQQQLADAIGVSHVSVYNYVEGKKSPGTRTLQKIANHLKVTTDYLLGLSDSPDLTADQDLQLTKEAQEILQIINDLPEEQRKKALEQLEMFVNYEKAKGNI; encoded by the coding sequence ATGTTTATTCATGAAAGGTTAAAGTTGTTAATTGAAAAAAGAGGGATTACCCAACAACAATTAGCTGATGCAATTGGTGTTAGTCATGTTTCTGTTTATAACTACGTTGAAGGAAAAAAATCACCAGGTACACGTACACTTCAAAAAATAGCTAATCATTTAAAAGTTACTACTGATTATCTACTTGGGTTATCTGATTCGCCAGATTTAACAGCAGACCAAGATCTACAACTTACAAAAGAAGCTCAAGAAATTCTTCAAATCATAAATGATCTACCTGAAGAACAACGAAAAAAAGCATTAGAACAACTAGAAATGTTTGTGAATTACGAAAAAGCTAAAGGAAATATTTAA
- the tenA gene encoding thiaminase II translates to MTFSQSLRKEVDSIWEASFNHPFVKKLGEGTLDLASFRYYVLQDSYYLSHFARVQTLGAAKALELETTARMAHHAQNTYEAELSLHENFAKKLGITQEEKDNFIPAPTAYAYTSHMYRAAYEGHLGDIIAAILPCYWLYYEIGERLKGCQPEEPIYNEWISAYGSDWFRILVEEQITRLDAIAEKVTEADRNRMKQHFIISSQYEYSFWEMAYTLEKWPVNTAVKNVIG, encoded by the coding sequence ATGACTTTTTCACAATCATTACGTAAAGAAGTAGATTCAATTTGGGAAGCTAGTTTTAATCATCCTTTTGTAAAAAAACTTGGTGAAGGAACGTTAGATTTAGCGAGTTTTCGTTATTATGTGCTTCAAGATTCGTATTATTTGAGTCACTTTGCTAGAGTACAAACTTTAGGAGCTGCAAAAGCACTGGAATTAGAAACGACAGCTCGTATGGCACACCATGCTCAAAATACATATGAAGCGGAATTATCCTTACATGAGAATTTTGCGAAGAAACTAGGGATTACACAAGAAGAAAAAGATAATTTTATCCCTGCTCCAACTGCATACGCATATACTTCACATATGTATCGTGCTGCGTATGAAGGACATTTAGGCGATATCATTGCAGCAATTTTACCTTGTTATTGGTTGTATTATGAAATTGGTGAGCGTTTAAAAGGGTGTCAACCAGAAGAGCCGATTTATAACGAATGGATTTCTGCTTATGGATCTGATTGGTTCCGCATATTAGTTGAAGAGCAAATTACACGATTAGATGCAATAGCTGAAAAAGTAACAGAGGCAGACCGAAATCGAATGAAACAACATTTTATTATTAGCAGTCAATATGAATATTCATTTTGGGAAATGGCTTATACATTAGAAAAGTGGCCAGTGAATACAGCAGTGAAAAATGTAATAGGATAA
- a CDS encoding pPIWI_RE module domain-containing protein has protein sequence MEKLKLLTFENITEPLLNESVSFIYFPIEWLDIVEIHYKTFLLTSKLKRLNERLYDMFSDILFIQHNPYVLNENTPCIVSKEPIRKEQLDYIFQSWYEIIHDWKPNKLIESPKYEWHYDLISNLTVLHDNEIYSKWVPALISHIFCEQPVRLENINEEDIYFSPLRSQNICEAMSEPIKDEKTQDYFAYVYRFECITRGGENIPLLNVSIGIRRFYQEYKMLGQTNLDITTFV, from the coding sequence ATGGAAAAATTAAAGTTGTTAACATTTGAAAATATAACAGAACCTCTTTTAAATGAAAGTGTATCATTTATATATTTTCCTATTGAATGGCTCGATATTGTAGAGATACATTATAAGACATTTTTATTAACGAGTAAGTTGAAACGATTGAATGAAAGATTATATGATATGTTTTCTGATATATTATTTATTCAGCATAATCCATATGTATTAAATGAAAATACACCATGTATTGTATCTAAAGAACCTATTAGAAAAGAACAACTTGATTATATTTTTCAAAGTTGGTATGAGATTATTCATGATTGGAAACCTAATAAATTAATAGAGTCGCCAAAATATGAATGGCATTACGATTTAATTTCTAATTTAACAGTATTACATGATAATGAAATATATTCTAAGTGGGTGCCCGCTTTAATTTCACATATTTTTTGTGAACAACCTGTACGATTAGAGAATATCAACGAAGAAGATATATATTTTTCTCCTCTTAGATCACAAAATATTTGTGAGGCAATGTCAGAGCCTATTAAAGATGAAAAAACTCAAGATTATTTCGCCTATGTATATCGGTTCGAATGTATCACGCGCGGAGGCGAAAATATTCCGTTATTAAATGTTTCAATAGGAATTCGGAGGTTTTATCAAGAATATAAGATGTTAGGTCAAACAAACCTTGATATAACAACGTTTGTTTGA
- a CDS encoding heterocycloanthracin/sonorensin family bacteriocin: MNQFQQELQALSLNDYRSGNIVYWDQQNQYPYYYIEDAVRRCGGCGRCGGCGGGRCGGFRCGGFRCVGCFGCFGCGGCGGCGGCGGCSNCFNGTSDTTGTIVTYEY, encoded by the coding sequence ATGAATCAGTTTCAACAAGAACTACAAGCGTTAAGCCTTAATGATTACCGGTCTGGAAATATTGTGTATTGGGACCAGCAAAACCAATATCCATATTACTATATTGAAGATGCAGTTCGTCGCTGTGGCGGTTGTGGTCGTTGTGGCGGTTGTGGTGGAGGTCGTTGTGGAGGATTCCGTTGTGGAGGATTCCGTTGTGTTGGTTGCTTTGGTTGTTTTGGTTGTGGCGGTTGCGGCGGCTGTGGTGGCTGTGGTGGTTGCTCCAATTGTTTTAATGGTACTTCTGATACTACTGGTACCATTGTAACATATGAATATTGA
- a CDS encoding helix-turn-helix domain-containing protein, translated as MKTLKQLRVEQGYTCKEVAEAVGITEVYYWYIENGKRRPYYDLIVKIADFLKVKLDAIKIFCPKLN; from the coding sequence ATGAAAACTCTAAAACAGCTACGTGTAGAACAAGGATATACATGTAAGGAAGTAGCTGAGGCCGTTGGTATTACCGAAGTGTACTATTGGTACATAGAAAATGGCAAACGCCGTCCTTATTACGACTTAATTGTAAAAATTGCTGATTTCTTAAAAGTGAAACTAGATGCAATTAAAATTTTTTGCCCTAAACTTAACTAA
- a CDS encoding YpiB family protein, protein MSNVSVEKKREFIKWFLNNFQCKWRESVWILNYLMSHDQLLQQVHFVENARGNYSRAIFISTTCAETKPFVFYRNGSSGTDPDKAFQHIRHNRDEDIYIELNFADKYKFPQFVDVLEGEVSDETELPFTERLELAQVVNDLEKLAKAQLIDYALDTRNEKLFRKLIAN, encoded by the coding sequence ATGAGCAACGTGTCGGTTGAGAAAAAGCGTGAGTTTATTAAGTGGTTCTTGAACAATTTTCAATGTAAGTGGCGCGAAAGTGTATGGATTTTAAATTACTTAATGAGTCACGATCAGTTATTGCAACAAGTTCATTTCGTTGAAAATGCAAGAGGAAATTATTCAAGAGCTATATTCATTTCAACAACATGTGCGGAAACGAAGCCTTTTGTATTCTATCGAAATGGTTCATCCGGTACTGATCCAGACAAAGCATTTCAACATATCCGACATAATCGTGATGAAGATATCTATATCGAATTAAACTTTGCTGATAAATATAAATTCCCGCAGTTCGTTGATGTATTAGAAGGCGAGGTATCTGATGAAACAGAGCTACCGTTTACTGAACGATTGGAACTGGCACAGGTAGTTAATGATTTGGAGAAACTTGCTAAAGCACAACTCATCGATTACGCACTAGACACAAGAAACGAAAAACTGTTCCGTAAGTTGATTGCGAATTAA
- a CDS encoding tyrosine-type recombinase/integrase, producing MKGHIRKRGNKYCIVVDIGPDPETGKRRQKWFSGYKTKKEAQADVAKKITELNEGTFIEPSKVTLKEYLNHWLEIKSMSIERSTFVGYRAFINQHVIPSIGMVTLHKLNVMHIQKCYKTAIDKGIANNSILLMHRILKSALNLAVKQNIISRNPAAFAEIPKKERTSIQTWTEEEVKKFLLHSQESRYHIGYLLAITTGMRMGEVLGLRWQDVDFEKHTVTINQTSGHDNKIKKTAKTNSSKRTIPVPKETIESLKRHKLLINKEKLRFGSAYQDQDLINCNEFGRIIKKAHFRKSFIRDTHKAGIKEIKFHDLRHTHATLLLKQGVNPKIISERLGHTDISMTLSVYSHILPNMQEEAVKNFGKSIFG from the coding sequence GTGAAAGGACATATTCGAAAAAGAGGAAATAAATATTGTATTGTGGTCGACATTGGACCTGATCCAGAGACAGGAAAAAGAAGACAAAAGTGGTTTTCTGGATATAAGACAAAAAAAGAAGCACAGGCTGATGTTGCGAAGAAGATTACAGAATTAAATGAAGGAACTTTTATAGAACCGTCTAAAGTTACATTAAAAGAATACCTAAACCATTGGCTAGAAATTAAAAGTATGAGTATAGAAAGGAGTACCTTTGTCGGCTATAGGGCATTTATCAACCAACATGTTATACCTAGCATTGGAATGGTCACGCTCCATAAATTAAATGTTATGCACATTCAAAAATGCTATAAAACTGCGATAGATAAAGGTATTGCAAACAATTCTATTCTGCTTATGCATAGAATATTAAAGAGCGCTTTAAACCTAGCTGTAAAACAAAATATTATTTCTCGAAATCCAGCTGCTTTTGCTGAGATACCGAAAAAAGAAAGAACCTCTATCCAGACTTGGACAGAGGAAGAAGTAAAAAAGTTTCTTTTGCATTCACAAGAATCACGATATCACATTGGGTATCTACTTGCAATAACTACAGGTATGCGTATGGGAGAAGTTCTAGGCTTACGATGGCAGGACGTTGATTTTGAAAAACACACCGTTACAATAAACCAAACATCTGGCCATGACAATAAAATTAAAAAAACAGCAAAAACAAATTCATCAAAGCGTACCATTCCTGTACCTAAAGAAACTATAGAATCCTTAAAAAGACATAAGCTTTTAATTAATAAAGAGAAATTAAGGTTTGGCTCTGCTTATCAAGATCAAGATTTAATTAATTGTAATGAGTTTGGAAGAATTATAAAAAAGGCACATTTCAGAAAGAGCTTCATTAGAGATACACACAAAGCGGGTATAAAAGAAATTAAATTCCATGATTTAAGACATACACACGCTACCCTACTATTGAAACAAGGAGTTAACCCTAAAATTATCAGTGAGCGATTAGGTCATACAGACATTTCAATGACATTAAGTGTGTATTCGCATATTTTACCGAATATGCAAGAAGAAGCTGTTAAAAACTTCGGTAAAAGCATCTTTGGATAA